atcTATATGATCTTTAAGAAGGTAGCACTAATTAGGTATTAGGTGAAGTACCACTAGACCTATCCCAAAGTGCAAGATATAACAAAGGAGGTGTCTACCAGATTGTTATTCTATGATATTGTTTTAACGCTGAATTTTATGTAAAttttatgtctattttatgtataCCATTATATTGAGTAAAAATACTAATCTATAATATACCAGATgatgagtgcctgtttttatttataattagAATTTCTAATAATTGGCAGATGTTACAGAGGGACATGACTCTATCAGCCAGAGTGGAGAGTCACCCCATCATTAGTTTCCGCAGAAGTAGGACTATAGGGGATGCCATTGTTAGGATCAACCTCCCCCGTCCAGTGGATAACTGGCTGGGCAGGAGTGCCCCTAAGGGGAATTACACCTGTGGACACTGCTTTATGTGCAATTTTGTACACAAACAGATATATCTACCAATAGGCAGTGTGGGACATGTTGTGAAACAATTTATACACTGTAAAACCCAATTTGTGGTATATGTGATCTTTTGCCCATGTAGGAGATATTATATCGGAAAAACACACAGGTGCCTATACATACGCTTCAGGGAACACAAAAAATCAATAATCAATAAAAATGGGGCGACCAGATTAATTGAGCATATACATGCTGAACATGGAGGGAGGAGACTTTGAGATGTGCAGGGATAGAGAGAGTCCAGACCCCTATAAGAGGGGGAGACAGAAAACGTATCCTCCTTCAACGGGAGGCAGCATGGATAATTAAAACGCAAGCTATGAGACCTTTAGggttaaataataaaaatgatttggtTGTCTTCATTTGAATGTTTTTAAAGGTtgtgtatatgtgttttttttatgtattcatGCACATGTATGGCAGTGACGTATATGGGAAGGAGGTATTTAAATCCTCCTCCCCTGCACGTCAaaggaggcttgacaaagcgcggATAAGCGCGAAACAGCTGTTGCCGattcacatacagtcatgtgaaaaaattaggacaccctttgaaagcatgtggttttttgtaacatttttaataaaaggttatttcatctccgtttcaacaatacagagagattaaagtaatccaactaaacaaagaaaactgaagaaaagtcttttcaagatcttctgtaaatgtcattctacaaaaatgcctattctaactgaggaaaaagataggacacccttgcccctaatagcgagtgttacctcctttggctgaaataactgcagtgagacggttcttgtagccatctaccagtcttcgacatcggtctgaggaaattttaccccactcctcaatgcagaactttttcagctgtgagatgtttgaggggtttcttgcacgtacagcccttttcaagtcaccccacagcatctcaatgggattcaaatctggactttgacttggccattccaggactctccatttcttctttttcagccaatctttggttgatttactagtatgttttgggtcattgtcatgttgcatggtccagttccgcttcagctttaattttctaactgatggtctcacatgttcttcaagcaccttctgatacacagtagaattcatcgtggattctatgatggtgagctgaccaggtcctgctgcagcaaagcagccccaaaccatgacacttccacctccatgcttcacagttggtatgaggttcttttcttggaatgctgtgtttggtttacgccaaacatgtcctctgctgttgtgtccaaataattcaattttggactcatctgtccaaagaacattattccagaagtcctggtctttgtcaactttatctctggcaaatgtcagtctggcctcgatgtttctcttggaaagcaaaggtttcctccttgcacacctcccatgcaagttaaacttgtacagtctctttctgattgtagaggcatgtacttctacatcaacagtagccagagcctgctgtagttctcgagatgacactttagggtttttggagacctcttttagcatcttgcggtctgcccttggggtgaacttgctggggcgaccagtcctgggcatgttggcagttgttttgaaagccctccacttgtagactatcttccggacagtggaatggctgatttcaaaatcttttgagatctttttaaatcccttcccagactcataggctgctacaatcttttttctgaagtcctctgacagctcttttgctctcaccatggtgctcactctcacttcaacagtcaggagcacaccaaactaaatgtctgaggtttaaatagggcaagcctcattcaacatgcagagtaacgatctactaattatgtgcacctggtgtgatatacctgtgtgagatctgagccaatttaagagggaatacatgtgagggtgtcctatctttttcctcagttagaataggcatttttgtagaatgacatttacagaagatcttgaaaagacttttcttcagttttctttgtttagttggattactttaatctctctgtattgttgaaacggagatgaaataaccttttattaaaaatgttacaaaaaaccacatgctttcaaagggtgtccgaattttttcacatgactgtacctgtGCAGTGTTCTATGTCCACCACCTTTTTATTAGCATGAAATAAAACTGCAGTTCAAGACTGATGGTGAGTGGCGCGGTACTTTTTTCTATTTCTATATTTGTAAAAGATTACTTTTGAAAATTTGTTCTGTAAATTCAGATTAGGCTtatagatccaaagtcaatttgttcaaatactttgatttgaatgctgtttccatacagcattaaaatgtattggctccatggagccaaaCTTCATCTCACCCGAAGTCCCGTGAGACTTCGGTAAATTACTACTGTATTCCTATCTGCATATTTACAAACATTttaaataggaatccaaagtgaGCTTTGGTAcccaggtaccagccagtaccaaagccaacTTCAGATTCCCATTTTAGATTGTTTTTAAATAAGCACATATTAATACATTAGTAATTTACCAAAGTCTTGCGCGACTTCAGGCGAGACGAAGtttggctccatggagccaatacattttactgatgtacggaaacagcattagcATAAAAGTTTGTGAATGAATCAACTGCGGATCTATTATTCCAAGCtcaattcgctcaagcctagttgAGATCTTAGAATCCATTGATGGTAAACTGATGTGTCTTAACATCATCTACTAATCTACTGTATATCTACCTAGTGTTaacttttattttgctttgtACATTGCCTGCAAATATCAGGAAGCATAGGTGTAAATTTGTCccattccattcacttgaatggggctgagcagctgTAATTAGATGGTTCCACCATTGCAATGTCAACAGTGAGCAGGTAAataatgatgataatgatgagaacTCAACACTCATAAGAGATCTGCGttctgttcaaacagctgatcgtgggggtgctgGAAGTCATACCCCCGCTgacctgatattaatgacctacagCAGGGGAAGGCAACCTCGGCCACTCCAGgtgttgtcaaactacaactcccagcatgcatacttcctctgctCTTCTGAGAatgctcatagaaatgaatggagcttgcTGGGAATTGtaatttcacaacagctggagtgccgaaggttgctgatctttgacctaccctaaggataggtaatcaatatgtgAAAaccagtcaacccctttaagtggattATCTCATGTATTTAAAACTCTTTTTTTACTCACATATCAGGAgtacttttttccttttctgtgGGTGGACAGCAGCTCACCAAGGACCTGCATCTCGCTGGATACATTGCAATTAGCTCTTGTaaatcccttctttccctgcatACAgaatagtccctcacatatatCTTCAGTGAAAAGTATTGCATGTAATGTCTTACCCCAAATTCCTTCTCACTGTCAAGAGAAAGCTATAGCTATGCacttctatgaatttagaagtagggataTACAATTAAAAAGTGTATAGGCTGATTCACTTGCTTCACTATGTGACCTCTACACCAGCATGAAAAAGAAGAAGAGGGCAAGAAAGCTAGTGAGCATGTTAGCCCACCTTTAAATGGAGGAGAAGGCAGATCAGATGAATAAACAGGAAGGGCCCTACCATAGAGGAAAATGCAATGTACATAAAAAGttataatatttttattgcatgtatattacAATAATACTTCATTGAAATGCTCTGGGATAATTCCTataatgttttgtctgtatttcaTTTTGTAAAATCGAAACAGTTCATTggaattttgttttttaaatatcattttttttaacctgcccACTTTTAGTTGTTAAAAACCAGCAAATATATCCAGCCAACAGTAAAAACTTTAAATCCAAATATTAAAACCTATTTGACCAATAGGATTTACAAACTTCACAATCAGTATACCGAAAAATACAGCATCTTGGTGGAATGCAAGCATGCTATATCATGGACTCTTTGTCAGTCATGGAAGAACGATGTGTCATACTTTTAAAGCTGTGACGTGTGTGTATAGTATCATCACTCAATGCATTATCAAGTCTTGATAGTATTTTCAGCTTGAACTTCCTAAAATCTTGGCCCATAATGACATACAGTATAGGATTTATACAGCTATTGGCGCTAGCAAGAGCAGTGGCAATTGGTAGGCCAACCTTAAACAAGATGCTTGGTAAAATATTTTGATACATCTCCAAGATATGTAGAATATGATATGGAGACCAGCAGATAAAGAAAGCCACAATGATGGTAAATATGATCTTAAACGGTTTTCCTGATTTTGCCATATGGTTTTTCTTGAGCTTGAAGACAATTATAGCATaactaatagtaataattatgagAGGGATTAAATATCCAAATACAAATCGCATCATGGTCATCATGGCATGAATTTTTGGCCCATTTCTGATACCGAACATTGTATAATTATTAAAACATATTATACTGTTGTCCCTAGGTTCAGTGTCCCGGAAAATAAAAGAAGGGGTGCTAAGGAGAAATCCAATCATCCATGCTCCAAGAGCCAGAACACTGGCAGGTTTTGTAGAACGATGATTTTGAGACCAAACAGGAAATATAACGGTTATACAACGATCCAGACTAATGGTGGTTAAGATAAGGATGCTGGTGAACATGTTCAAGAACAGAATAAATGAGTTCATTTTGCACATGGCTTTTCCAAAAACCCAGTGATGGTCCATTGCTGTATAGACAATAGTCAGAGGTAAGGAAAATGAGAACATGAAATCTGCCAATGCAAGATTCAACAACCAGATGGTGTTGACGGATTTCTTCATCTTAAATGCAACAATTCCAATTACGAGGCCGTTCCCAATGACCCCGAGTATGCATACTGCTGAGTATAGTACAGAAGGTAGAATTTGTAGCGAAATGCTTACTTCATTTTCCCTTTCTGTATCAGTGACATATAAGGATCCGTTTTCGTAATAATAGTCATCGTAGTAATTGTTGTTATTATTGTTGTAACTGACATTCATGGTCTGAAAAGAGAAAATTAGATAAGCAATATGGCATGTATACTATATGGGTATGCTAACTTGAGAGACAAACAAAATGATATCCAATGAGCATTTCCTTCCCTTGTATGGAGCTGCTGATTCCATTGATGTCTGCTTATTTCAGAGAAACAGCTGGTTTTTGCTATGGGAATGTTAGATGCAATGTAAGTTTCAGATACCCTTAGCGGGGGATCCTGAAATTCGCTAATTAattaattgtatttattttactaAATTATTTAACATGTCATTTATGCTACTTTACGATTGCAGTGCTTCATTTTGAAGCATTTTATTGTGCATGTATTTCAGCCACTTCATTACCACACGAGTTTCcgatttttttgttttcattcttCCAAAGGCCATAGCTTTTGCATTTTTCGTTCACATAGcggtataagggcttgttttttgtgggataagttatactttctaatggcatttagtattgcatacaatgtagtaagaagctggaaaaaaattccaaataggttAGAATTGAAAAAAATCCcattctgccatagttttatgggtttcgtttttacaATGTTCTGTAAGTGGTAAAATTGAGATGTTCACTCCATTCTGTCAGTACGATTATAGTAATACCACAttcatatagtttttcttgcgttttaattcTCATGAATGAATTTCTTTTTGTATCACCATGTtctgacccctccccccatcctATGGCTTTTTTCTTTTGAACTgcccatttttttctgtaacagcattcaccatactgAATAACTGCATTTACATTTAAAAAGTACAGGCATTTTAAAatactgtttattttatttataaaatggggaaaggggtgatttgaatatttatatactgtattttttttatttttaaagtccTTCTAGGGAACTTAAACATGTGATCATCAGatcgcttctcccatagactgcattgAATTACCATTAATTACCACTGCAGTTTATGGGAGATTTGCTATGTTCAtatgaagcctttaaaaggcttgTGGCTACCCCAGAGAATTAACAGCACCTCCAATCTCCACATGGGAGAGCTGTTCGGGCCAAGGGAGTGCAGCACTGCCAGGGAAAGACACCTCAGGTGATGTGGTCACGAATGTCTCCAGGTGTTTGAcgtgtaaaacagcagaaactcAGTGGCCATAGTAGGTGTTtaatatattgataacctatcctcagtataggtcatcaacataTGATTAGTTGGGACCacctcctggcacccctgccactcctgtgagtgctgtggcctcttcccaggccagtgacatcaagttcattggtcatatggcctagatgctgctcagtcccattcaagtgaatagacctGGACAGCAGTACCAAGAAAGCCACTCTACAATGTatgacactgtgcttggtatgctgggaagaggccacagtgctcatcgaagtgccatggcctcttcaaatagctaaaCAGTGGGTATGTcaggtgttagacccccaccaatcagatattggtggtctatcctgaggataggtcataaatatataGTTTGGGCACCTGTTTAGGCCTTTTTAAACAGCAGTATTTTATTGAGAAAACATCCCTTCATAGATCTGAGATCATTATTGTCAAATCCTATCAACTCAGCATGATTATTttagctattttttattttattaaaaacaattGTATTTTGTTCTACCTGGAATACTGGGAATAATTCAATGATTTTATCTATCGTGGAGAAGGCAGCAGGACTCGTAGTTTACAATTTTAATCTACTGAATCTGGTTATTTTACAGGaggttatattatatttttactgGATTTCATTGCTTAACTTATATTAGCATTTCAGTCTTTTTGCTCTATGAATATTACaagcaaaataaaaaaggtgAGTAGCCTTTCATAAAATTTTGCATATGGCACCAGCATTAATAAGGTAATTCCACTTTATTCTGAGTACAGTTCATCTAAGGCAATGTTGTCGGCTAAGAGTCTGGAAATGCTGAGCCTAACTCAGAAAATCTAAGAAAGATTGTAAGTATTGTAATTGCATTTTCGCATATGTGCTGGCTAAATTAGAGCTGGAATCTGCTTGGATACTATCGGCAATACTGAAAAGACAAAaagagtaaagcctcattcacacgtcagtgtttggtcagtgatttccatcagtgatcgtgagtcaaaaccaggactggagcctccacagacataaggtataagggaaagctatgcacctgttctgtgtttagagtggcacctggttttggctcaaaatcactgatggaaatcactgaccgaacactgactgtgtgaatgaggcataatactGTATAAAGTAAAGGAAAATTTACTCACCGATTCTGTGCAGCAATCCATTGGAAAAGATGGATGTATCTGGCCACTTATATGCTCTGCAATAGAAAACACATTTTATCAAAAGTAATGAAATTGATAGGAATACTGACAAAACTGACATAAGTAGCAATTTATTGGTAAGTGACTCTTTGAAGGTTCGGATTCTTCTTGTGAACTTCCAAGGTTTGGAGAGTGTAGGGCAATGCTGCATGGGAAAAGGATGGGAAAGATATCCCTTCCAAAAGTAGGGAACTGTTTCTCTAGTTCCATATACAGTAAAGGGGGCTACATTGTGATTCAACATCATCTCTTAGAACAGCTTTGAAACAATTTCCTCAAAATTGCCACCACTGTGAATAAATTAAGCTTTTGGACTCATCTATTAGACATGTTCAAAATCTTGCCCCGTGTGAAATGTAAATGTGCATTCATTATTGGCTATATAATTAGTAAATAATCTGAAATCTTGAGAAACATACTGCCATACATTTAATTAGGTGCCATGATGTTCATGCATTAACTATCAGTAAGACTATCTCCCAATTATCACTTCCAAAGCCCATTGTCTACTGGTGTCAATATAATAGTATACTGTACATCTGAGATTGAATGTAAAGTAACTCAAATTTTCCGAATGCATGGAGACATGAGCTATTTCTTTATATGACCTCATTATAAGTTACCATTGAGGGATCTATCTGAGTAGATTAAAGCTATTGATGTGCATAAAAATGTGCAAATCTTTAATGTGAACCAGTCACCTACACTATGCTGCCCtcattgatttcagtggtctgtcgcTTCTGTGATGGCAGTCAGTAATTTCAGATTACTGACATGCCAGCTCTGCTAGGGAGTCCGATGAGGGTCACTGTCCCTACCTTCCCCCGGCTCTGGAAGATGACTGACTGGTTTCTGTTCTGTTACACATGAGAAATTAACCTGTCAATCATCACTCGGAGGCCAGGAACAGTGAGCTTCACTGGATTCACCTCCCTCGCAGCACTGGCACATGCTGTGGAGTTCAGCATATCAGTACTCTAACCCTAAGTTAacgcctgagcgttttacagcgcgttcctacgggctgtaaaacgctcaacaaggagaaaccaatgcttccctatgggaatggttctcacctgggcgttttacagcgcgtacgatcgcgctgtaaaacgcccgacgctcaaaaaagtacatgagcttctttggggcgttttgtcgcgtgttcccgtaaATAGACATTCGCgaacacgcgacaatgggcgttcgcttgtctctgtatgcgcgattgcaaacgcccgtacaatcgcgcatacagagcgctcctttcagaacgctcaggtgtgaacccagggtaaaagtaCTGACTGTCATCACAGAAGTGACAGTGACACTTAAAAGGCAGATTAACCACAGCAGACCCTGATCCCCAGCCCCCCAATAAAACAAAGAATTCAAGTGCCTATGGTGGATGTACATGTGCAGACCTTATGGAAACTTGGAGAtaatcatagaaaaaaaaaaaaatgacacaaagCAGGCACATTCAAATAAACCCTAAACCTAGATccatgttaaaaaacaaaaaaacaaacaaaaaaaaggcttttgatacCGCTGGGTGTAGTTTCTGGGAGTCTACACAAAAATTCAAAGGGGTAGAGTtttcaaaactgatgtaaaaaaggaacactggcttagttgcctatagcaaccaatcgcaTCCCACCCTTTATttgtcagagctcctttggaaaatgaaaggtggagcctgattggttgctatgggcaactaaaccagttttcctttacataaatctcccctaaagtgcatattatttattttacttccaTTAAAGAAAATCCACTTACTCAAACTAAAAATAAAGGCATCAAAAATGGTCTCAAAATGTTCTGTCAACACATGTGAACTTTTCTGTGTAACCCATTGAGGGACATTTCTCAAAACAGTCTTGGTCTCCCTGCACTGGcgtgagatgtgcctaatttatgaaagatacatgcctcttaataaattaggtgcagatctgccctgctgtgcaccagatactgaagtctACACCAACTACTTACACCACTTTCTGgcaaaagttatagtaaatccagtTGCTAATGTGAAGCCCGGCTCCTCTCACTAAGCCCCATCTCTTTTCTCTGCACCTTGGAAAAGTCCCAAGAAGCTTAAAAAGGTCACAAATGATGGTGCACATATGGTAtgtgccataatttgtgacttttttccacTACAAAAGTGGCGTAAAACTATTGGTAAATCTCGCCTGTTGAATGTTCCTCACCACCATAGCTGACAATTAGCATTACAAATGTGTGCGCACAATTCATATCCTATTGTAAAGTCATTTGACTCTAAGTTTTGACAATGTATTAACATTTCGCCTTGGCATACTGTGGATCTTTCTATTCatggtgccctcacacagtacaGTCCTAGTGTATGGCCAGTAATCTGCAGCAGCATGGTTATATATTTTGTTAGCTGCCTTGCTTACAGATCTCACTTTTTGCAGTGCACAGGTTGACAACACAACCTTTCTTAAGAAAAACCCTAAAGACTTGCATATTTGAAAATCACTGATCTTTTTAGACACGTGTGAATGGCATTTCATACAATTTACTTTAAATTTACTGCTCTTGATCATACAGTATTGTATACTGTTGACTACAAATTAATATGTCTAAAGATCAGACACACAAAGGGGTTAAACTGGAATCTGCGTTCCATTATACTGTCTGGTAAAATGCCAGTCCCTATGATAAAAACCGTGcagacctcattatagtcaatgaggtctgTTGTGTGTCACTGGGGTCCATCATGCAACAGATCTGGCATTTCTGTTATTTCTGTAGAGCAGCAGAGGATAACAATGCAAATGTGACCGATACCTTAGTCTTCTTGATATAAAATACAATGGATTTGTGTGGGTTAAATATTTAGCCTGAAGCAACGAACATTTTAGAAAAACTCCACAGACCTAAGTTAATTAAGATGCTCAAGTAGTCAGAGCATAACCTTTGAGAACTGCTCGTAGTACATGCATTATATGTTGGCCTTATGCTTGTCATTTTGCTTCATGTCTCATATTCTTCTCTATTGAGAAATGCTGCTCACATTTTATTATTCCTAGAATAACATAGATTGCGAAAATTGTGTCCTTGAAAAAATAAGGGCAGATAGTGATAGATGAAAGAGTGGATCGGCAGGAAACGGGCACACTATTTATCTCAAGGTAGGAGTAACAGAATATCTTTTAATGTAGTGTGATGAAGACATGTTTTTCATTCTCTCATCTTCTGACCTTGAGTTCAAGTGTGATTCATAAATAAACAATTTAAACTTTATAAATATTCCTGATCTTGTCGAAAACCCAGTTTGTGTGGACATCCAGGACATATGAAGGTAAGATACATCTGCAGTCTAGTCTGTCTCATTCATCGGCATGACCTCTCAGCACcgtcgccgatcagctgttgaagGGTCTGTGGTACAAGTGCTGTGTTCTCTTCAATGTTTATCTGCATGCCGTGGTGGTGCACAGTTATTACAGCTTCctcttccattcacttcaatgggacaaacAAAATTTCCCAAATCAAATCAACAAGAATTCGTATTCAgatgtaactattttttttttcaaaatttgggtCAAATTTGATTAATTTACAATTCATTAactcatcaatatttgatcatcCCCACACCCCCATCAATCCACTTTTTCCTGCAGCCTCAAGCACCAGGATTAGCACTGTGAATGAAGTCAGAAGCACACCTCTATTCAGAGTGTGGTGGCTgtgccaggttactgcagctcagctcttgTTCAAGCAAAAGGGAGCTGACCTACAGTAACCTGGCACGGCAAGTACACTCTGGCTGAGCTTTCTGCTATACTCGAAGTGCTAGTTCTAGTACTGgaagctgcagggaacagctgatcgtgggggtgcggagtgtcagacctccactgatcagatattgatggcctttcttcaggataggtcatcaatatcagtgagTCCCAGTCAAAGCCCAGTCCCAGTTAAAATAAAGCTGTTAAGCTGGAGGCATGTGTCCACAGCTGGCTCCCTATCAGCCTCTCTATTTAGCTGGGCTGTGGATCCACCTCCTCGCCTGAGCTTTGAGGTTTTCTAGTCTCTAGTAACCAGCAAAGGTATGATCTCTTGTCTGACTACCCATGTACAGTACCTTGCCTGTCTACCAATTCTGCTCCTTGCCCCCTACCCCGACCTTCGAACTGTTACCTAGACTATGCATGTACTAAGCCTGCCCCAACCTTGGAATTGCTAAATGGAATATGCACATGCTCAGCCTGCAATTGGACTGTGTTCAGACTATGCTTTTTGCCTGAGTCCTTGGTTCgtcgcactggtgtctctgacctaCATGGGACACCTGTCATCTACACCAGGACTGCTCCAGGAGGTACCAGTCTGGTTGGTTCCCTgctgcaaagtccagatccctctacagggGTGATAGGTGAATACCTGGGAACCTCTAGGACAATGTTGTTAGGTATAGACAAAGTTAAATTGGTTAGTTGGTCCATACCCACTGTGCGCTACAGAAGGGTTGAATAATAAATGGATTCTGCTCTCCTTTCAAATACTGCACTGCAGAAAGGATGAGTCATCTAGAATAAAGagcagggcagccaatcactaTCCACAGTGGTGAGGTGTTGACCTTTCTGATATTACCAAttcggtcagtgattggctgcagcagagtaaACAAAGATTTATGAGGGATCAAGAAACTGTCTGCACAGGAGAAGTTGAGGATTTGAAAGGCAAGTACAgcagttttcattattttttacccTTGATCGCTTTATTTGAAAATGTATGAGGATGAAAAATATTCTTCCATCACGCAGATGTGGCCACTTACCAGATGCAAAGCTTAATTTTCGTTACGTCTAGCTAGGTGACACTAAATTCTACTAGACAGACCTACATTCCAGACATAGCCTTGACACAAAAGGATGAACGTTACTAATTCACATGGTGTCATTGTGGTCATTTGTCATTAGAGTAGTCATCAATTTCAGTAAGCAGATATAAATGCATTTTGCTTGCAGTTCAGATGGAGTAGAATTATTTAGACAAATAATCCAAAGACACTGATGGGCTAGCAGTAATTGTGATATATGGGAAAAATAACCTGTATCTGTGCTTCAATGTTTTGCTTGACCTCTTTTAGAAGACAGATGCCCTGTATTACACTTAGCCTGGCTGTGATGATATTCACAGCTTGATCTTTGGCAGACTGTATGTGAAAACTGTAGACTTTGGTTTTACACATTTAACTTTCTATTAGGGTTAAAAACCAAGATGGGGTAAACACTGAGGATTTTTTCCTGGGGGGATTCACAGCAAAATACaagttggtattttttataatttataataTCAGAAACCAACAGTAATTTGCTGAAGTTCTGATGACACTCAGAAGTATATAATATGATGGACATACATTTTCAGAAGTAAGTAGCTGCCCTATACTAATTAATTGTTAATTAATAATTATTTTA
This portion of the Bufo gargarizans isolate SCDJY-AF-19 chromosome 1, ASM1485885v1, whole genome shotgun sequence genome encodes:
- the CMKLR1 gene encoding chemokine-like receptor 1 isoform X1, coding for MDCCTESTMNVSYNNNNNNYYDDYYYENGSLYVTDTERENEVSISLQILPSVLYSAVCILGVIGNGLVIGIVAFKMKKSVNTIWLLNLALADFMFSFSLPLTIVYTAMDHHWVFGKAMCKMNSFILFLNMFTSILILTTISLDRCITVIFPVWSQNHRSTKPASVLALGAWMIGFLLSTPSFIFRDTEPRDNSIICFNNYTMFGIRNGPKIHAMMTMMRFVFGYLIPLIIITISYAIIVFKLKKNHMAKSGKPFKIIFTIIVAFFICWSPYHILHILEMYQNILPSILFKVGLPIATALASANSCINPILYVIMGQDFRKFKLKILSRLDNALSDDTIHTRHSFKSMTHRSSMTDKESMI